Proteins encoded by one window of Ralstonia sp. RRA:
- a CDS encoding ATP-binding protein, producing the protein MKLAVPAILRVRSLSFRLYVLILLALVLMLLVQLVIAHLEISRTNSRQVVSDLRMSAQAYADLTTLNMDDVPRREEFLRRLTDIKLGLSLPNILPGEFRYVLCDRAGHVITAFPGAPTMPCGKAHETVVEIMLEGKPWRSYTVDSVDGKLTATVAQPLSAYERAIRDLFEEVAIALAILAIALMVMVGWAAHQGLKPLRTLTRQVESRDSADLDPVQSVEHAELKPLVEALNDLFARVRRGIEADRRFFADAAHELRTPLAAIQAQAYVVSHSDSEDDRSTALREFDRGISRATQSLAKLLAIARLDARRVEAQLAQGALSDLAGCARSGVIQQASRAERRNVTLSYEGANQAWVSVSHEDAATLVENVLDNAVRETPKDGEVRVVVKRVEQGAASAASGAAVPMIELRIEDTGPGIPPDERERVFERFYRPRGSQSQGSGLGLAIVRRIVELGNGSVAIEDGLGGKGCAVVIRLPALDSAPEPIEPDGAPPGMADTLSH; encoded by the coding sequence GTGAAGCTGGCGGTTCCAGCGATCCTGCGGGTCCGGTCGCTGTCGTTTCGCCTATATGTGCTGATCCTGCTGGCACTGGTGCTGATGCTGCTGGTGCAACTGGTGATCGCGCATCTGGAAATCTCCCGCACCAACAGCCGCCAAGTGGTGAGCGATCTGCGCATGTCGGCGCAGGCCTACGCTGATCTCACCACGCTCAACATGGATGACGTGCCGCGCCGGGAGGAATTCCTGCGCCGCCTTACCGACATCAAGCTGGGCCTCTCGCTGCCCAACATCCTCCCCGGTGAATTCCGCTACGTGCTGTGCGATCGCGCTGGCCACGTCATCACCGCCTTCCCTGGTGCGCCCACCATGCCCTGTGGCAAGGCGCACGAGACCGTGGTCGAGATCATGCTCGAGGGCAAACCGTGGCGCAGCTATACGGTGGATAGCGTCGACGGCAAGCTCACGGCCACCGTGGCACAGCCGCTCTCTGCGTATGAACGTGCCATTCGCGATCTCTTCGAGGAAGTGGCGATTGCACTGGCCATTCTTGCCATCGCGCTGATGGTGATGGTGGGCTGGGCGGCGCATCAGGGGCTCAAGCCGCTGCGTACGCTGACACGCCAGGTGGAGTCGCGCGACTCGGCGGATCTGGACCCCGTGCAGAGTGTCGAGCACGCCGAGCTGAAACCGCTGGTGGAAGCGCTGAACGATCTGTTCGCGCGCGTGCGACGCGGCATCGAGGCAGACCGCCGCTTCTTTGCCGATGCCGCGCACGAGCTGCGTACGCCGCTGGCGGCCATTCAGGCGCAGGCGTATGTCGTCTCGCATTCCGACAGCGAGGACGATCGCTCCACCGCGCTGCGTGAATTTGACCGTGGCATTTCGCGCGCGACGCAATCGCTGGCCAAGTTGCTGGCCATCGCACGGCTCGATGCACGCCGTGTGGAAGCCCAGCTGGCGCAAGGTGCGCTGTCTGATCTGGCTGGTTGTGCGCGCAGCGGCGTGATTCAGCAAGCCTCACGTGCTGAGCGTCGCAACGTTACGCTGTCGTATGAGGGCGCCAATCAGGCGTGGGTGTCGGTGTCGCATGAAGATGCCGCCACGCTGGTTGAAAACGTGCTCGACAACGCCGTGCGCGAAACGCCCAAGGACGGCGAGGTGCGCGTGGTGGTCAAGCGTGTTGAGCAAGGCGCGGCGAGTGCCGCCTCGGGCGCAGCCGTGCCGATGATCGAACTGCGCATTGAAGACACCGGCCCCGGCATCCCGCCCGACGAGCGCGAGCGTGTGTTCGAGCGCTTCTACCGCCCGCGCGGCAGTCAGTCGCAAGGCAGCGGCCTGGGTTTGGCGATCGTGCGGCGCATTGTCGAACTCGGCAATGGCTCGGTGGCCATCGAGGACGGCCTGGGTGGAAAGGGCTGTGCCGTGGTGATCCGTCTTCCGGCGTTGGACAGTGCTCCTGAACCGATCGAACCGGATGGCGCGCCACCAGGCATGGCCGATACGCTCAGCCACTGA
- a CDS encoding response regulator yields MNAILLIEDDLPLGTALARALRQAGYNATWVRRLVDAQKWITTNTFEAIVLDLGLPDGEGHTFLEELRAAHSDVPVIIASARDALSERLKGLDSGADDFLVKPFPVDELVARLRAVLRRHAGQSTNQWSVGALVVEPSQKRVTQDGQIIELTPREYQLLLELVRRAHRWVPRETLMDALYREGDSVSANALEVVIHHLRRKLGNETIQTIRGVGYMIGGNR; encoded by the coding sequence ATGAACGCCATCCTCCTCATCGAAGACGACCTGCCGTTGGGCACCGCACTGGCCCGCGCGCTGCGTCAGGCCGGCTATAACGCGACCTGGGTACGCCGCCTGGTTGACGCGCAGAAATGGATCACCACCAACACGTTCGAGGCCATCGTGCTCGACCTCGGCTTGCCCGATGGTGAGGGCCATACCTTCCTCGAAGAACTGCGTGCCGCACACAGCGATGTGCCGGTCATCATTGCGAGCGCGCGCGATGCACTGTCCGAACGCCTCAAGGGCCTGGACTCCGGCGCCGACGACTTCCTCGTCAAGCCGTTCCCCGTGGATGAACTCGTCGCCCGCCTGCGTGCCGTGTTGCGCCGCCATGCCGGGCAGAGCACCAACCAGTGGAGCGTTGGCGCCCTGGTGGTCGAGCCTTCGCAAAAGCGCGTGACGCAGGATGGGCAGATCATCGAGCTCACCCCGCGCGAATACCAGTTGCTGCTTGAACTCGTGCGCCGTGCCCATCGCTGGGTCCCGCGCGAGACGCTCATGGACGCCCTCTACCGTGAAGGCGACAGCGTCAGCGCCAACGCGCTTGAAGTCGTCATCCACCACCTGCGCCGCAAGCTCGGCAATGAGACCATCCAGACCATCCGCGGCGTGGGCTACATGATCGGGGGCAACCGGTGA
- a CDS encoding Nramp family divalent metal transporter, with translation MFRLPALPTTATAPFCPSEVRGTVAVPPDLPLWKKLLRFAGPGLLVSVGYMDPGNWATDIEAGSRYGYSLLFVVLLSSLAAMVLQCLSARLGIVTGKDLARASRERYQPGAVRVQWLLAELSIIACDLAEVLGCALAFHLLLGVPILGGVALTALDTLIVLGLKGKNFRQLEAIVLGLILTIGLCYFVELVLIKPHWPSVAVGLMPSWQSVSEREPLYLAIGILGATIMPHNLYLHSSIVQTRMTASTEAAKREAVGLSRLDTILSLSLALLVNGAILVLAAAAFHAHGHHDVADIQDAHRLLEPIVGTAVAGVLFGIALLAAGQSSTFTGTIAGQILMEGFLDLRIPCWQRRLITRALALIPAFIGVAMLGDHAIGKLLVISQVVLGFQLPFAMFPLIRMTDDRKLMGVFVNSRLTSVLAWGLFVVISVANLWLVWQTLGPVIP, from the coding sequence ATGTTCCGCTTGCCAGCCCTGCCCACCACCGCCACCGCGCCGTTCTGCCCATCGGAAGTGCGCGGTACCGTGGCTGTCCCGCCTGACCTGCCACTGTGGAAAAAGCTGCTGCGTTTTGCCGGGCCGGGGCTGCTCGTCTCCGTCGGCTACATGGACCCGGGCAACTGGGCAACCGACATCGAGGCCGGTTCGCGCTACGGTTATTCGCTGCTGTTTGTGGTGTTGCTCTCCAGCCTGGCGGCGATGGTGCTGCAATGTCTGTCGGCGCGACTGGGCATTGTCACGGGCAAGGATCTGGCGCGCGCCTCGCGCGAGCGCTACCAGCCCGGGGCCGTACGCGTGCAATGGCTGTTGGCCGAGCTGTCGATCATCGCGTGCGATCTGGCGGAGGTGTTGGGCTGCGCGCTGGCGTTCCACCTGCTGCTGGGCGTGCCAATACTGGGGGGCGTGGCGCTCACCGCGCTGGACACGCTGATCGTGCTGGGCCTGAAGGGGAAAAACTTTCGCCAGCTTGAAGCCATCGTGCTGGGGCTGATCCTCACCATCGGGCTGTGCTACTTCGTGGAGCTGGTGCTCATCAAACCGCACTGGCCGTCGGTGGCGGTCGGGTTGATGCCGTCATGGCAAAGCGTGAGCGAGCGCGAGCCGCTGTACCTTGCCATCGGCATCCTCGGCGCGACGATCATGCCGCACAACCTATACCTGCATTCGTCCATCGTGCAGACGCGCATGACGGCCAGCACGGAAGCCGCCAAGCGCGAGGCGGTGGGCTTGTCGCGGCTCGATACCATCCTCTCGCTCTCGCTGGCGCTGCTGGTGAACGGCGCCATCCTGGTGCTGGCCGCCGCCGCGTTTCATGCCCACGGCCATCACGACGTGGCCGACATCCAGGATGCGCATCGCCTCCTCGAACCCATCGTCGGTACGGCGGTGGCCGGGGTGCTATTCGGCATCGCGCTGCTGGCGGCGGGGCAAAGCTCCACCTTCACCGGCACCATCGCGGGGCAGATCCTGATGGAGGGTTTCCTGGACCTGCGCATCCCCTGCTGGCAGCGGCGCCTGATCACCCGTGCGCTGGCACTGATTCCGGCATTCATCGGCGTGGCCATGCTGGGCGACCATGCCATCGGCAAACTGCTCGTGATCAGCCAGGTGGTGCTGGGTTTTCAGTTGCCGTTTGCGATGTTTCCGCTGATTCGCATGACCGACGATCGCAAGCTGATGGGCGTGTTTGTTAACAGCCGATTAACGTCCGTACTGGCTTGGGGTTTATTCGTCGTGATCAGCGTGGCCAATCTTTGGCTGGTGTGGCAGACGCTAGGGCCTGTCATCCCATAG
- a CDS encoding GGDEF domain-containing protein — protein MSANPPTASALPDARTPSRDYQARHFVPMILALSKCGVLGYAFAIVLGWAAGLVHTLVPLLALLGVLTAIVIIAQRHRHTGLWGPLALAHLLAEEIAIIAFGHQAGLEWVLPAFYLMPLATSPAWLTRRDFCIAMTLCAAGPIVAVLSTDAPATTLHHAWLGIALYLPICIAAAAVIHRYLLRAMARHFAAEINLADRANTDHLTGMLARQRFFELGSFAVERAQHHAEPLCALYLDVDHFKSINDAWGHAAGDEALISLSDALADVLRPDDLFGRLGGDEFAVLLPGCGLTNALAVVERLKAAVSASATPVGPLTISVGAAPLRPGQDLAKLLADADIGLMEAKRQGRNRVCVAPDAQHVPFDT, from the coding sequence TTGAGCGCGAACCCGCCTACCGCCTCCGCCCTGCCTGACGCACGCACGCCCTCTCGCGACTATCAAGCGCGCCATTTCGTGCCGATGATTCTCGCGCTGAGCAAATGCGGTGTGCTGGGTTACGCCTTTGCCATCGTGCTGGGCTGGGCCGCGGGGCTAGTGCATACGCTGGTACCACTGCTGGCGTTGCTCGGGGTGCTCACCGCCATCGTGATCATTGCGCAACGCCATCGTCATACGGGGTTGTGGGGGCCGCTGGCGCTGGCGCATCTGCTTGCAGAAGAAATCGCCATCATCGCCTTTGGCCATCAGGCCGGGCTCGAATGGGTGCTGCCCGCGTTCTACCTCATGCCGCTGGCAACCAGCCCGGCGTGGCTCACGCGCCGGGACTTCTGCATCGCCATGACGTTGTGCGCGGCTGGACCCATCGTTGCCGTGCTCAGTACCGATGCGCCCGCTACCACCCTTCACCATGCCTGGCTGGGCATCGCGCTGTATCTGCCGATCTGCATTGCTGCAGCGGCGGTCATCCACCGCTATCTGCTGCGCGCCATGGCGCGGCACTTTGCTGCTGAAATCAATCTGGCTGACCGCGCCAACACCGACCACCTGACCGGCATGCTCGCGCGCCAGCGCTTCTTCGAGCTGGGCAGCTTTGCGGTGGAGCGCGCCCAGCACCATGCTGAACCGTTGTGCGCGCTGTATCTGGACGTCGATCACTTCAAGTCCATCAACGATGCCTGGGGCCACGCGGCTGGTGATGAGGCGCTGATTTCATTGTCCGATGCGCTGGCCGACGTGCTGCGCCCGGATGACCTGTTCGGGCGGCTGGGCGGCGATGAATTTGCCGTGCTGCTGCCCGGCTGCGGCTTGACCAATGCATTGGCCGTGGTGGAACGCCTGAAGGCCGCCGTGAGCGCCAGCGCAACGCCGGTCGGTCCGCTCACGATCAGCGTGGGTGCGGCACCGCTGCGGCCAGGGCAAGATCTGGCCAAGCTGCTGGCAGATGCCGACATCGGCCTGATGGAAGCGAAGCGGCAAGGGCGCAACCGTGTGTGTGTAGCACCCGACGCCCAGCACGTACCCTTCGACACCTAA
- the hisI gene encoding phosphoribosyl-AMP cyclohydrolase, whose translation MSDLSEPSAMRRMFARRTSIEQVEEGAELAPKFDAEGLIVCVTTDAANGDVLMVGTMNAEALSRTIATGEAHYWSRSRQTLWYKGATSGLTQRVHELRIDDDQDAVWLRVSIAGAGASCHVGYRSCFYRHVPVAVERVNGAALVFVESEKTFDPVAVYGSAPNPTIL comes from the coding sequence ATGTCCGATCTGTCTGAACCATCGGCGATGCGCCGAATGTTTGCGCGACGCACGTCGATCGAGCAAGTCGAAGAGGGCGCTGAACTCGCGCCCAAGTTCGACGCCGAGGGTTTGATCGTCTGCGTGACGACGGATGCCGCAAACGGTGATGTGCTGATGGTGGGCACTATGAATGCCGAGGCATTGTCTCGCACGATTGCCACCGGTGAGGCCCATTACTGGAGCCGATCACGCCAGACACTCTGGTACAAGGGCGCAACCAGTGGGCTAACGCAGCGTGTGCACGAACTTCGTATCGATGACGACCAGGATGCCGTTTGGTTGCGTGTGAGCATCGCGGGCGCTGGGGCGAGTTGCCATGTGGGTTATCGCTCGTGTTTCTACCGGCACGTGCCGGTGGCGGTCGAGCGTGTCAATGGTGCCGCACTGGTGTTTGTTGAGTCAGAGAAAACTTTTGACCCAGTGGCTGTCTATGGCAGTGCGCCGAACCCGACAATCCTGTGA
- a CDS encoding dihydroorotase yields MKHADLIVRSGTLVTPGGLHVGDVVCCAGRIVALSAQGWTADESIDARGLHVLPGVIDSQVHFREPGLTHKENLEAGTRGALLGGVTAVFEMPNTHPLTLSAQDRQDKCERARGRAWCDYAFYMGGAAANVDQLPELERLPACAGVKVFMGSSFGDLLVDDATVLRRILRKGRRRLAVHAEDEARLRERRALVEHSADVRDHPVWRDAESALLATQRVVKLAMEAQRRLHILHVSTAEEMAFLARHKASASISVEVTPHHLSLVAPECYERLGTLAQMNPPVRDARHQAALWQAVSNGVVDVLGSDHAPHTLDEKARPYPSSPSGMTGVQTLLPIMLNHVSAGRLSLQRLVDLTSAGPARIFGIEAKGHLSIGYDADLTLVDLKARREITHGWIASVSGWTPYDGLRVTGWPIATVVRGRIVVRDGAVVGQPVGQPVRFAETAPGRRST; encoded by the coding sequence GTGAAGCACGCTGATCTGATCGTTCGCAGCGGCACGCTCGTAACGCCCGGCGGGCTGCATGTGGGCGATGTCGTCTGCTGCGCCGGACGCATCGTCGCGCTCAGTGCGCAAGGCTGGACGGCTGACGAATCCATCGATGCCCGGGGTTTGCATGTGTTGCCGGGCGTGATTGATAGCCAGGTGCATTTTCGCGAGCCCGGCCTCACGCACAAAGAGAACCTGGAAGCAGGCACGCGTGGCGCCCTGCTGGGCGGCGTGACGGCCGTGTTCGAGATGCCCAACACGCATCCGCTCACGCTCAGCGCGCAGGATCGGCAAGACAAATGCGAGCGGGCCCGTGGCCGCGCGTGGTGCGACTACGCCTTCTACATGGGCGGGGCTGCTGCCAATGTGGATCAGTTGCCGGAACTGGAGAGGTTGCCGGCCTGCGCGGGCGTCAAGGTCTTCATGGGAAGCTCCTTCGGTGATCTGCTGGTCGACGATGCGACGGTGCTGCGCCGCATTCTGCGCAAGGGGCGTCGCCGCCTGGCGGTGCATGCCGAAGACGAGGCCCGGCTGCGCGAGCGGCGCGCCCTGGTTGAGCACTCTGCTGACGTGCGCGACCACCCTGTCTGGCGCGATGCCGAAAGCGCGCTCCTGGCGACGCAGCGCGTGGTGAAGCTGGCCATGGAGGCGCAACGCCGCCTGCACATCCTGCACGTATCGACCGCGGAAGAGATGGCATTCCTGGCGCGGCACAAGGCCAGTGCCAGCATCAGCGTTGAAGTCACGCCGCATCATCTGAGCCTGGTCGCGCCCGAGTGTTACGAGCGTCTTGGCACGCTGGCCCAGATGAATCCGCCCGTGCGCGACGCCCGCCATCAGGCGGCACTGTGGCAGGCCGTCAGCAATGGCGTTGTGGATGTACTCGGCAGCGACCACGCACCCCATACGCTGGATGAGAAGGCGCGGCCATATCCGTCGTCACCGAGTGGCATGACGGGTGTGCAGACGCTGCTGCCGATCATGCTGAATCACGTCAGCGCCGGGCGGCTCAGCCTGCAGCGGCTGGTGGACCTGACCAGTGCCGGGCCCGCGCGCATCTTCGGTATTGAAGCCAAGGGGCACCTGTCGATCGGGTACGACGCTGATCTGACGCTGGTCGATCTGAAAGCGCGGCGCGAGATCACGCATGGCTGGATTGCCAGTGTGTCGGGTTGGACGCCGTACGACGGCTTGCGCGTAACAGGTTGGCCTATCGCCACTGTCGTGCGCGGCAGGATCGTGGTGAGAGATGGGGCGGTAGTTGGCCAGCCAGTTGGGCAGCCGGTGCGTTTTGCTGAAACGGCGCCTGGGCGAAGGTCTACCTGA
- a CDS encoding carbonate dehydratase: MIRQNPRGDLPQIHPSAFVDPTAIVCGRVIVYENVFIGPYAVIRADEVDAEGHMEPIVIGAHSNIQDGVVIHSKSGAAVSIGERTSIAHRAIVHGPCVVGDGVFIGFNSVLFNCTIGRGGVVRHNAVVDGCDLPDGFYVPSTERIGPDTDLRDIRKVSARESAFSEDVARTNNHLVQGYKRIQATFEA; encoded by the coding sequence ATGATCCGGCAGAACCCGCGCGGTGATCTGCCGCAGATTCATCCGAGTGCCTTTGTTGACCCGACCGCCATCGTGTGTGGGCGCGTGATCGTGTACGAGAACGTGTTCATCGGTCCCTACGCCGTAATTCGCGCAGACGAGGTGGACGCAGAGGGCCACATGGAACCCATCGTCATCGGTGCGCACTCGAACATTCAGGATGGTGTGGTCATCCATTCCAAGTCCGGCGCGGCCGTCTCCATTGGAGAGCGGACATCGATTGCGCACCGTGCCATCGTGCACGGGCCCTGCGTGGTGGGCGACGGTGTGTTCATCGGTTTCAACAGCGTGCTGTTCAACTGCACGATCGGGCGGGGCGGTGTCGTGCGGCATAACGCCGTGGTGGACGGCTGCGACTTGCCGGATGGGTTCTACGTGCCATCCACCGAGCGTATTGGGCCCGACACGGATCTGCGCGATATCCGGAAGGTGTCTGCGCGCGAGTCGGCGTTCTCCGAAGACGTGGCACGCACCAACAATCACCTCGTGCAGGGGTACAAGCGCATCCAGGCCACCTTCGAGGCCTGA
- the zigA gene encoding zinc metallochaperone GTPase ZigA, translating to MTPPTRLPVTVLSGFLGAGKTTLLNHVLNNREGRRVAVIVNDMSEVNIDAALVRDGGAQLSRTDEKLVEMSNGCICCTLREDLLVEVRRLAAEGRFDYLLIESTGISEPLPVAETFTFEGEDGTALADVARLDTMVTVVDAYNFLRDYGSRDSLQARGESMGAEDQRTVVDLLVDQIEFCDVIVLNKADLMNDADLTRLEGILHRLNPRARIERAMFGQVPIDRVLGTGRFDFDEAAKAPGWLKELRGEHVPESDTYGIGSFVYRARRPFHPQRFFDWVQSEWPGVVRSKGFFWLASHPAHAGSWSQAGAMARHNVAGYWWAAVPPERWPTDPESVATIHQHWDSNVGDARQEIVLIGIGMNETALRVRFDACLLTETEMAAGQHAWKRYTNPFPEWPRA from the coding sequence ATGACTCCGCCCACCCGCTTGCCCGTCACCGTCCTGTCCGGTTTTCTGGGGGCGGGCAAGACGACGCTGCTCAACCATGTCCTGAACAACCGCGAAGGGCGGCGTGTGGCGGTCATCGTCAATGACATGTCCGAGGTCAATATCGACGCTGCGCTGGTGCGTGATGGCGGCGCACAACTCTCGCGCACCGACGAGAAGCTCGTCGAGATGAGCAACGGCTGCATCTGCTGCACCCTGCGCGAAGACTTGCTGGTCGAGGTTCGCCGCCTGGCCGCGGAAGGGCGCTTTGACTACTTGCTGATCGAATCCACGGGGATCTCCGAACCGCTGCCGGTGGCCGAGACCTTCACCTTCGAGGGGGAAGACGGCACCGCGCTGGCCGACGTTGCACGGCTCGACACCATGGTCACCGTGGTGGATGCCTACAACTTCCTGCGCGACTACGGCTCGCGCGACAGCCTGCAGGCACGCGGTGAATCGATGGGCGCGGAAGACCAGCGCACCGTGGTGGACCTGCTGGTCGATCAGATTGAGTTCTGCGATGTGATCGTGCTCAACAAGGCTGACCTGATGAACGACGCCGATCTCACGCGCCTGGAGGGCATCCTGCATCGCCTCAATCCGCGCGCTCGCATTGAACGCGCCATGTTTGGTCAGGTGCCGATCGATCGCGTACTGGGCACGGGCCGGTTCGACTTTGACGAGGCCGCCAAGGCGCCCGGTTGGCTGAAGGAACTGCGCGGCGAGCATGTGCCCGAATCCGATACCTACGGCATCGGCAGCTTCGTCTATCGAGCACGGCGGCCGTTTCACCCACAACGCTTCTTCGACTGGGTGCAAAGCGAGTGGCCGGGCGTGGTGCGATCCAAAGGCTTCTTCTGGCTGGCGAGCCATCCGGCGCATGCCGGGTCGTGGTCACAGGCGGGGGCGATGGCACGGCATAACGTAGCGGGCTACTGGTGGGCGGCCGTGCCCCCTGAGCGCTGGCCAACCGACCCGGAGTCCGTTGCCACGATTCACCAGCATTGGGACAGCAACGTGGGCGACGCACGCCAGGAAATCGTCCTGATCGGCATCGGCATGAACGAAACCGCATTGCGCGTGCGCTTTGATGCCTGCCTGCTGACCGAGACCGAGATGGCCGCCGGCCAGCACGCCTGGAAGCGCTACACCAATCCGTTTCCTGAGTGGCCCCGTGCATGA
- a CDS encoding mechanosensitive ion channel family protein, with protein sequence MEWLNVHTFLRIPARDWAAAALTVVATYVVLVSVLRLIGNRLEVRARRTGYRFDTLAAAVLHDTHPLFIGLAALLAGSYFIELPTRLANKLDHIWFVIIGFQIALWLNRGVKLWARDKLSAQTQTTRNPVITSMMAWVLRFALWSMLLLAILANVGVNVTAFVASLGVGGVAVALAVQNILSDLFASLAIGLDKPFEIGDFIVFESIAGTVQHVGLKTTRIRSLSGEEIVTSNTALLKSTIHNYKRMQERRIVFAFGVTYDARAAQLKKIPDIVRHAVETAGDTRFDRAHFKEFGENALNFEVVYFVTSPDFNLYMDIQQRINLAILEELQNLGAAFALPTRTIQLVRRHGEPVEPDGESRGQPSQGLQYPGARARA encoded by the coding sequence ATGGAGTGGCTCAACGTCCATACCTTCCTGCGCATACCGGCGCGTGACTGGGCCGCCGCTGCGCTCACGGTGGTGGCCACGTATGTGGTGCTGGTGAGCGTGCTGCGCCTGATCGGCAATCGGCTGGAGGTGCGTGCGCGGCGCACCGGCTACCGTTTCGACACACTGGCTGCGGCCGTGCTGCACGATACGCATCCGCTGTTCATCGGGCTGGCGGCGTTGCTGGCCGGCTCCTACTTCATCGAGTTGCCCACGCGCCTGGCCAACAAGCTGGACCACATCTGGTTCGTCATCATCGGATTCCAGATTGCGTTATGGCTCAACCGGGGCGTGAAGCTGTGGGCACGTGACAAGCTGTCGGCGCAAACCCAGACGACACGCAACCCAGTCATCACATCGATGATGGCTTGGGTGCTGCGCTTTGCACTGTGGTCGATGTTGTTACTGGCCATCCTGGCCAACGTGGGCGTGAACGTCACCGCCTTTGTCGCCAGCCTGGGCGTGGGTGGTGTGGCCGTGGCGCTGGCGGTGCAGAACATTCTGAGTGATCTGTTTGCCTCGCTCGCCATCGGGCTGGACAAGCCATTCGAGATTGGCGACTTCATCGTCTTCGAGTCGATTGCCGGCACGGTGCAGCACGTGGGGCTCAAGACCACGCGCATCCGCAGTCTCTCGGGCGAAGAAATCGTGACGTCCAACACCGCGCTGCTCAAAAGCACCATCCACAATTACAAGCGGATGCAGGAACGACGCATCGTGTTCGCGTTCGGGGTGACGTACGACGCGCGTGCCGCGCAGTTGAAGAAAATTCCGGACATCGTGCGCCACGCCGTGGAGACTGCAGGCGACACGCGCTTCGATCGCGCGCACTTCAAGGAGTTTGGCGAGAACGCACTGAACTTCGAGGTGGTGTATTTCGTGACCAGCCCCGACTTCAACCTGTACATGGATATCCAGCAACGCATCAACCTGGCGATTCTTGAAGAACTGCAGAACCTCGGCGCGGCTTTCGCACTACCGACCCGCACCATCCAGCTCGTCCGGCGCCATGGCGAGCCCGTCGAGCCCGATGGAGAGAGCCGCGGTCAACCGTCACAAGGCCTGCAATACCCGGGCGCACGGGCTAGGGCGTAG